The Girardinichthys multiradiatus isolate DD_20200921_A chromosome Y, DD_fGirMul_XY1, whole genome shotgun sequence genome has a window encoding:
- the LOC124864322 gene encoding N-acetylglucosamine-6-phosphate deacetylase-like isoform X1, producing MPSNKSVSDAPISQFTNCRILREHTLQRYLQGQREDLWVREGKILDPEKLFFDEQGYADQQVDCEASIIAPGFIDLQINGGYGVDFSQPSEDVTAGVSLVAKKILEHGVTSFCPTLVTSPPAVYHKVLPQIKVHDGGPHGAGFLGFHLEGPFISLEKKGAHPERYLRTFRSGGIEDLIEAYGSLDNVAMVTLAPELPRSQSVVRELCQRGITVSLGHSVANLSQAEDAVQHGASFITHLFNAMLPFHHRDPGIVGLLTSDQIPAGRTVFYGMIADGIHTNPAALRIAHRAHPSGLVLVTDAITAMGLPPGHHTLGQQVIEIQGLHAYVTGTKTLSGSIATMDMCVQHFKQASGCSVEEALEAASLHPAQLLGISHKKGSLDYGADADLVLLDDALNIRATYISGEEVWRKQA from the exons ATGCCGTCCAACAAATCCGTGTCTGACGCTCCCATCAGCCAGTTCACCAACTGCAGGATCCTGAGAGAGCACACGCTGCAGAGGTACCTGCAGGGTCAAAG agaggaCCTGTGGGTGCGCGAAGGGAAGATTTTAGATCCAGAGAAGTTGTTCTTCGATGAGCAGGGCTACGCTGACCAGCAAGTGGACTGTGAAGCCAGCATCATTGCCCCAGGCTTCATAGACCTCCAGATCAATG GAGGTTACGGCGTCGACTTCTCTCAGCCGTCCGAGGATGTCACAGCTGGAGTTTCTCTGGTGGCCAAAAAGATCCTGGAACATGGCGTGACCTCCTTCTGTCCCACTCTGGTCACGTCCCCTCCTGCCGTCTACCACAAG GTTTTGCCTCAGATCAAAGTTCACGACGGAGGACCTCATGGAGCTGGATTTCTTG GTTTCCACCTTGAGGGTCCGTTCATCAGCTTGGAGAAGAAAGGAGCCCATCCGGAGCGGTACCTACGAACCTTCCGGTCCGGAGGGATTGAGGACCTGATTGAGGCCTACGGCAGCCTGGATAATGTTGCCATGGTGACACTTGCTCCCGAGCTGCCCCGCAGCCAATCAGTGGTCAGGGAGCTCTGCCAGAGAGGCATCACCGTGTCTTTAG GTCATTCTGTGGCCAACCTGTCGCAGGCTGAGGACGCCGTTCAGCATGGAGCCTCCTTCATCACTCACCTCTTCAACGCCATGTTACCT TTCCACCACCGTGACCCGGGCATTGTGGGCCTCCTGACCAGCGATCAGATCCCAGCAGGAAGGACGGTGTTCTACGGGATGATCGCCGATGGGATTCACACGAATCCCGCCGCCCTGCGCATCGCCCACAGAGCGCATCCATCAG GGTTGGTGTTGGTGACGGACGCCATCACGGCCATGGGTCTTCCTCCGGGCCACCACACTCTGGGCCAGCAGGTCATTGAGATCCAGGGTCTCCACGCTTACGTGACAG GCACCAAGACGCTCAGCGGCAGCATAGCCACCatggacatgtgtgtgcagcaCTTCAAACAGGCCTCAG GCTGCAGTGTGGAGGAAGCTCTGGAAGCTGCCTCACTACATCCAGCTCAGCTTCTGGGAATCAGCCATAAGAAGGGGAGTCTGGACTACGGTGCAGATGCAG ATCTGGTTCTGCTCGATGATGCGCTCAACATCAGAGCCACATACATCTCTGGAGAGGAGGTTTGGAGAAAACAAGCCTAG
- the LOC124864322 gene encoding N-acetylglucosamine-6-phosphate deacetylase-like isoform X2, protein MPSNKSVSDAPISQFTNCRILREHTLQREDLWVREGKILDPEKLFFDEQGYADQQVDCEASIIAPGFIDLQINGGYGVDFSQPSEDVTAGVSLVAKKILEHGVTSFCPTLVTSPPAVYHKVLPQIKVHDGGPHGAGFLGFHLEGPFISLEKKGAHPERYLRTFRSGGIEDLIEAYGSLDNVAMVTLAPELPRSQSVVRELCQRGITVSLGHSVANLSQAEDAVQHGASFITHLFNAMLPFHHRDPGIVGLLTSDQIPAGRTVFYGMIADGIHTNPAALRIAHRAHPSGLVLVTDAITAMGLPPGHHTLGQQVIEIQGLHAYVTGTKTLSGSIATMDMCVQHFKQASGCSVEEALEAASLHPAQLLGISHKKGSLDYGADADLVLLDDALNIRATYISGEEVWRKQA, encoded by the exons ATGCCGTCCAACAAATCCGTGTCTGACGCTCCCATCAGCCAGTTCACCAACTGCAGGATCCTGAGAGAGCACACGCTGCAGAG agaggaCCTGTGGGTGCGCGAAGGGAAGATTTTAGATCCAGAGAAGTTGTTCTTCGATGAGCAGGGCTACGCTGACCAGCAAGTGGACTGTGAAGCCAGCATCATTGCCCCAGGCTTCATAGACCTCCAGATCAATG GAGGTTACGGCGTCGACTTCTCTCAGCCGTCCGAGGATGTCACAGCTGGAGTTTCTCTGGTGGCCAAAAAGATCCTGGAACATGGCGTGACCTCCTTCTGTCCCACTCTGGTCACGTCCCCTCCTGCCGTCTACCACAAG GTTTTGCCTCAGATCAAAGTTCACGACGGAGGACCTCATGGAGCTGGATTTCTTG GTTTCCACCTTGAGGGTCCGTTCATCAGCTTGGAGAAGAAAGGAGCCCATCCGGAGCGGTACCTACGAACCTTCCGGTCCGGAGGGATTGAGGACCTGATTGAGGCCTACGGCAGCCTGGATAATGTTGCCATGGTGACACTTGCTCCCGAGCTGCCCCGCAGCCAATCAGTGGTCAGGGAGCTCTGCCAGAGAGGCATCACCGTGTCTTTAG GTCATTCTGTGGCCAACCTGTCGCAGGCTGAGGACGCCGTTCAGCATGGAGCCTCCTTCATCACTCACCTCTTCAACGCCATGTTACCT TTCCACCACCGTGACCCGGGCATTGTGGGCCTCCTGACCAGCGATCAGATCCCAGCAGGAAGGACGGTGTTCTACGGGATGATCGCCGATGGGATTCACACGAATCCCGCCGCCCTGCGCATCGCCCACAGAGCGCATCCATCAG GGTTGGTGTTGGTGACGGACGCCATCACGGCCATGGGTCTTCCTCCGGGCCACCACACTCTGGGCCAGCAGGTCATTGAGATCCAGGGTCTCCACGCTTACGTGACAG GCACCAAGACGCTCAGCGGCAGCATAGCCACCatggacatgtgtgtgcagcaCTTCAAACAGGCCTCAG GCTGCAGTGTGGAGGAAGCTCTGGAAGCTGCCTCACTACATCCAGCTCAGCTTCTGGGAATCAGCCATAAGAAGGGGAGTCTGGACTACGGTGCAGATGCAG ATCTGGTTCTGCTCGATGATGCGCTCAACATCAGAGCCACATACATCTCTGGAGAGGAGGTTTGGAGAAAACAAGCCTAG